One stretch of Pararhodobacter zhoushanensis DNA includes these proteins:
- a CDS encoding sulfite exporter TauE/SafE family protein: MDILILIAAAFGAGVLNTVAGGGTFLTFPALVFIGLPPVMANATSTVAVFPGYLGGVAGFRAELGAFDRKRLVRLSAITLAGGLVGSGLLLVSSNDAFSVVVPFLLLAATLAFVFGDAVRRWAAASARSVTPEGALGLFAVSVYGGYFNGGLGIVLLALFALWGMTDLNRMNALKSGLSFLLSAISVAVFAVAGLVAWPQAVVMMVAATVGGYAGAPLARSLPKSVVRALIASVGFGMSAIFFWRLLSGG, translated from the coding sequence ATGGACATCCTGATCTTGATCGCGGCGGCCTTTGGCGCGGGGGTGCTGAACACCGTGGCGGGGGGCGGTACGTTTCTGACCTTTCCAGCGCTGGTGTTCATCGGTTTGCCGCCGGTGATGGCCAATGCAACCAGCACAGTCGCGGTGTTTCCCGGCTATCTGGGCGGTGTCGCGGGGTTTCGCGCCGAACTGGGCGCGTTCGACCGCAAACGGCTTGTCCGGCTGAGCGCGATCACACTCGCAGGCGGACTCGTCGGCTCGGGCTTGTTGCTGGTCTCGTCGAATGACGCCTTTTCGGTCGTCGTCCCGTTCCTGCTGCTGGCGGCGACGCTGGCGTTCGTGTTCGGCGATGCCGTGCGCCGGTGGGCTGCGGCGAGTGCCCGCTCGGTGACGCCGGAAGGGGCGTTGGGGCTGTTCGCGGTGTCCGTGTATGGCGGGTATTTCAACGGCGGGCTGGGCATCGTGCTGCTGGCGCTGTTCGCGCTGTGGGGCATGACGGATCTCAACCGGATGAATGCGCTGAAATCGGGGTTGAGCTTTCTGTTGTCGGCAATCTCTGTTGCGGTCTTTGCCGTCGCGGGTCTGGTGGCCTGGCCGCAGGCGGTGGTGATGATGGTTGCGGCCACGGTAGGCGGCTATGCCGGTGCGCCGCTGGCCCGGTCGCTGCCCAAATCGGTCGTGCGCGCGCTGATTGCCAGCGTGGGGTTCGGCATGAGCGCGATCTTCTTCTGGCGGCTGCTCAGCGGCGGTTGA
- the rnk gene encoding nucleoside diphosphate kinase regulator, translating into MTLSTPQPNGLPSGRSSPRLPKIHLDKSHVGRLEALASAMMRRAPEIGERLMDEIARAKLVAPEKLRADIVTIGSKVTYRDLGTDRLVTVAVVYPEDADIDRQRISVVTPIGVALVGLSVGAKISWIARDAETRQLEVVSVAPPVTG; encoded by the coding sequence ATGACCCTTTCCACTCCCCAACCCAACGGCCTGCCCTCGGGCCGATCCTCGCCGCGATTGCCCAAGATCCATCTGGACAAAAGCCATGTTGGCCGGCTCGAAGCGCTCGCCTCGGCCATGATGCGCCGCGCGCCTGAGATCGGTGAACGGCTGATGGACGAAATCGCCCGCGCAAAACTGGTCGCCCCCGAGAAGTTGCGCGCCGATATCGTGACCATCGGCAGCAAGGTCACCTACCGCGACCTCGGCACCGACCGGCTGGTAACCGTCGCCGTGGTCTACCCCGAGGATGCCGATATCGACCGGCAGCGCATTTCGGTGGTCACACCGATCGGCGTTGCGCTGGTCGGGCTGAGCGTGGGCGCCAAGATTTCGTGGATCGCCCGCGATGCCGAAACCCGCCAGCTTGAGGTGGTCAGCGTAGCGCCACCCGTCACCGGCTGA
- a CDS encoding MarR family winged helix-turn-helix transcriptional regulator, with protein MPDPGPPAPLPFGDSDARIAYNRAFFALLRVERSLMPEIAAELRALGISDPLWYEILYATEEAGADGIAMQDLQNRLFVPQYALSRHVTRIAQAGFIRREAIPGAGRGQRLFLTPAAEGLQDRVWAVYMARIQQAMAPRLSTDEAYDLVRLLNRLYG; from the coding sequence ATGCCAGACCCCGGACCGCCCGCGCCGCTGCCGTTCGGCGACAGCGATGCGCGCATCGCCTATAACCGCGCGTTCTTTGCCCTGCTGCGCGTTGAGCGGTCCTTGATGCCCGAGATCGCCGCAGAGCTGCGCGCCCTGGGGATCAGCGATCCGCTCTGGTACGAGATTCTCTATGCGACGGAAGAGGCAGGCGCCGACGGCATCGCCATGCAGGATCTGCAAAACCGCCTATTTGTGCCGCAATATGCCCTGTCACGCCATGTCACGCGCATCGCGCAGGCGGGGTTCATCCGCCGTGAGGCAATTCCCGGCGCGGGACGCGGGCAGCGCCTGTTCCTGACACCCGCCGCCGAAGGGCTGCAGGATCGCGTCTGGGCGGTCTATATGGCGCGGATCCAGCAGGCGATGGCCCCGCGCCTGTCAACGGACGAGGCTTATGACCTCGTCCGTCTGCTCAACCGGCTTTACGGCTGA
- a CDS encoding alpha/beta hydrolase family protein: protein MFRYFPTNYVWDLSVNLSIEMGARMGEIAEMCEPLKEAAKSGDAEGSAAFRAVWTPMADKLIELAQEDLMRGRSLSASNKMMRAANYQITAERLQAHGSDGRVALYARHLTTFYQALSMGRSGAFRVEIPYEGKHLSGIFVPATGVEGPQPVLVQVNGFDSTKEMRYMAQLPGVLARKGIASLVLDQPGTGEALRLQGLTARHDSEHWATPVYEWLAARADVDAARIGIEGVSLGGYYAPRAVAFEPRYACGISWGANHDWRDVQKRRLEREGDFPVPHYWSHACWVFGATDVDDFMAKAENMHLDGVLDRIRVPYLVTHGKHDTQIPLKWAHRTFEQLVNSPRKELVIFDERTGGVMHSSVDNSGGPLDTISDFAAECLGGRTA, encoded by the coding sequence GTGTTTCGGTATTTTCCGACGAATTATGTGTGGGATCTTTCGGTCAATCTTTCGATCGAGATGGGCGCACGCATGGGCGAGATCGCCGAGATGTGCGAGCCGCTCAAAGAGGCCGCCAAATCCGGGGACGCCGAAGGCAGCGCTGCGTTCCGCGCAGTCTGGACCCCGATGGCCGACAAGCTGATCGAGCTGGCGCAGGAAGACCTGATGCGCGGGCGCTCATTGTCGGCGTCCAACAAGATGATGCGCGCCGCCAATTACCAGATCACCGCCGAGCGCCTGCAGGCGCATGGCTCGGACGGTCGGGTGGCCCTGTACGCGCGGCATCTGACGACGTTCTACCAAGCCCTGTCGATGGGTCGCAGCGGCGCTTTCCGGGTCGAAATCCCCTATGAAGGCAAGCATCTGTCGGGCATCTTTGTCCCGGCGACCGGTGTCGAGGGGCCGCAGCCCGTACTGGTGCAGGTCAACGGTTTCGACAGCACCAAAGAGATGCGCTACATGGCGCAGCTGCCCGGCGTGCTGGCCCGCAAGGGCATCGCCTCGCTGGTGCTGGACCAGCCCGGAACGGGGGAAGCGCTGCGTCTGCAAGGGCTGACCGCGCGCCACGATTCAGAGCATTGGGCGACGCCGGTCTATGAATGGCTGGCCGCCCGCGCGGACGTCGACGCCGCGCGCATCGGCATCGAGGGCGTCAGCCTTGGCGGCTATTACGCCCCGCGTGCCGTTGCCTTCGAGCCGCGCTATGCCTGTGGGATCTCGTGGGGGGCCAACCACGACTGGCGCGACGTGCAAAAGCGCCGGCTTGAGCGTGAAGGCGATTTCCCGGTGCCGCATTACTGGTCGCACGCCTGCTGGGTCTTTGGCGCAACCGATGTCGATGACTTCATGGCCAAGGCCGAGAATATGCATCTGGACGGCGTGCTGGACCGCATCCGCGTGCCCTATCTGGTGACGCATGGCAAACATGACACCCAGATCCCGCTGAAATGGGCCCATCGCACGTTTGAGCAGCTGGTCAACAGCCCACGCAAGGAGCTGGTCATCTTTGACGAGCGCACCGGTGGGGTGATGCATTCCAGCGTCGACAACTCGGGCGGCCCGCTCGACACCATTTCCGACTTCGCTGCCGAGTGCCTCGGCGGCCGTACCGCGTGA
- the gdhA gene encoding NADP-specific glutamate dehydrogenase, producing MNSIDEKLQPILTDVIRRNAGEPEFHQAVHEVLESLGRVVAKHPHYLDQALIERICEPERQIIFRIPWTDDAGQVQINRGFRVQFNSALGPYKGGMRFHPSVNVGIIKFLGFEQTFKNALTGMPIGGGKGGSDFDPKGRSDAEIMRFCQSLMTELHRHLGEQTDVPAGDIGVGGREIGYMFGQYKRLNNRFEAGVFTGKALVYGGSRARTEATGYGNTYFVESMLKTNGTDFDGKTVVVSGSGNVAIYSIEKVQSFGGKVIACSDSSGYVLDENGIDLALLKDVKIQRRERISEYARRRGQGAHFIACDKGTIWDVPCDVAMPSATQNELSGKDARMLVKNGVIAVGEGANMPSTPDAVKVFRTAGVLFAPGKAANAGGVATSALEMQQNASRDSWSFEQTETRLASIMRGIHDTCYQTADDYGAPGDYVLGANIAGFVRVAESMRMLGVI from the coding sequence ATGAACTCCATCGACGAAAAGCTGCAACCCATCCTGACCGACGTCATTCGGCGCAACGCCGGAGAGCCTGAATTTCATCAGGCGGTCCACGAGGTTCTTGAAAGTCTGGGACGCGTCGTCGCCAAACATCCGCATTATCTGGATCAGGCGCTGATCGAGCGGATCTGCGAACCCGAACGCCAGATCATTTTCCGCATTCCGTGGACGGATGATGCCGGACAGGTGCAGATCAACCGCGGCTTTCGCGTGCAGTTCAACTCGGCCTTGGGTCCGTACAAGGGCGGCATGCGGTTTCACCCGTCGGTGAATGTCGGGATCATCAAGTTTCTGGGCTTTGAGCAAACCTTCAAGAACGCCCTGACCGGCATGCCCATCGGCGGCGGCAAGGGCGGGTCGGATTTCGACCCCAAGGGCCGCTCTGACGCGGAAATCATGCGCTTTTGCCAGTCGCTGATGACCGAGCTGCACCGCCATCTGGGCGAACAGACCGACGTTCCGGCGGGCGATATCGGCGTCGGCGGGCGCGAGATCGGGTATATGTTCGGGCAGTACAAGCGCCTCAACAACCGGTTCGAGGCCGGTGTGTTTACCGGCAAGGCGCTGGTTTACGGCGGCTCGCGGGCCCGGACCGAGGCCACGGGCTACGGCAACACCTATTTCGTCGAATCGATGCTGAAGACCAACGGCACCGATTTCGACGGCAAGACGGTGGTGGTTTCGGGCTCGGGCAATGTGGCGATCTATTCGATCGAAAAGGTACAGTCCTTTGGCGGCAAGGTCATCGCTTGCTCGGATTCCAGCGGCTATGTGCTGGACGAGAACGGCATTGATCTGGCCTTGCTGAAAGACGTGAAGATCCAGCGCCGCGAGCGGATCTCGGAATACGCCCGCCGCCGCGGGCAGGGCGCGCATTTCATCGCCTGCGACAAGGGCACGATCTGGGATGTGCCCTGCGATGTCGCGATGCCTTCGGCGACGCAGAACGAACTGTCCGGCAAAGATGCGCGCATGCTGGTGAAGAACGGCGTCATTGCGGTGGGAGAAGGGGCCAACATGCCCTCAACCCCTGACGCCGTGAAGGTGTTTCGCACCGCAGGCGTCCTGTTTGCACCGGGCAAGGCGGCAAATGCGGGCGGGGTCGCCACCTCGGCGCTGGAAATGCAGCAGAACGCCAGCCGCGACAGCTGGAGCTTCGAACAGACCGAAACCCGGCTCGCCAGCATCATGCGCGGCATTCACGATACCTGCTACCAGACCGCCGACGATTACGGCGCGCCCGGCGATTATGTGCTGGGTGCCAATATCGCCGGTTTCGTCCGGGTGGCCGAGTCGATGCGCATGCTCGGGGTGATCTGA
- a CDS encoding spermidine synthase — MTLWTTLAHARTAAGDDILLRQRGDLFEIRYNGIELMSNLNHQSEDQLALRAMRRTGFRPRKILIGGLGLGYTLRAVLDLALPQAEVTVCELIADVAAWNRGPLAPLAGHPLDDPRTTLLIEDVQAHLAQADGVYDLILLDTDNGPDFLVRAQNTDLYADSGLVAVARALSPSGLVAFWSATASTAFEDRLARQPWAWMREDIALIPGRVDAMHYIYSCSLDAAVLGKRAAA; from the coding sequence ATGACTTTGTGGACCACACTTGCCCACGCCCGGACGGCGGCGGGGGATGATATCCTTTTGCGTCAACGCGGCGATCTGTTCGAAATCCGCTATAACGGCATCGAGCTGATGTCGAACCTCAACCACCAGTCCGAGGATCAACTGGCGCTGCGTGCCATGCGGCGCACCGGCTTTCGACCGCGCAAGATCCTGATCGGTGGCCTTGGGCTGGGCTATACGCTTCGCGCCGTGCTCGACCTTGCACTGCCGCAGGCCGAGGTGACGGTCTGTGAACTGATCGCCGATGTTGCCGCGTGGAACCGCGGCCCGTTGGCCCCGCTGGCCGGGCATCCGCTGGACGATCCGCGCACCACCCTGCTGATCGAAGACGTGCAGGCGCATCTGGCGCAGGCTGATGGCGTCTATGATCTGATCTTGCTGGATACCGATAACGGACCTGACTTTCTGGTCCGCGCGCAGAACACCGATCTTTACGCCGACAGCGGCTTGGTCGCGGTGGCCAGGGCGCTCAGCCCCAGCGGGTTGGTGGCGTTCTGGTCGGCAACGGCCTCGACGGCGTTTGAAGACCGGCTTGCCCGTCAGCCCTGGGCCTGGATGCGCGAAGATATCGCGCTGATCCCGGGTCGCGTCGATGCCATGCACTACATTTACAGCTGTAGCCTCGACGCAGCCGTTCTCGGGAAGCGGGCTGCCGCCTGA
- a CDS encoding HPP family protein, giving the protein MRGVRERQATQRLHRRVLDRLRPLGPAIGPARRRDIASGAAGSGLALMLGAAMLAGFALPAASGAFLIAPMGATAVLLFALPNSPLAQPWSAIVGNTVSALIALGVHQVTQVPALAIGAAAALALAAMLLTRSLHPPGGAVALTAALNPAMLDELGLGFALIPVLGGTTALVCAAWLWHRLSGRVYPFRQPHDKGAQADTDAPAALRLGLEPDALAQILVQYRQSANLGVEDLARLIAAAEQHAAGQALGTARCAQIMSRSLVTVPPTATATALADLFTRHGFSTVPVVDETQALLGVVFQLDLIRRFVTRADRADQLMTTGLATVAPQTPVADLIPLLAQGGAEAVPVMDGPRLVGIITRTDLLSAQARAIARHAP; this is encoded by the coding sequence ATGCGCGGGGTACGGGAACGCCAAGCCACGCAGCGCCTGCACCGGCGCGTTCTGGACAGGCTTCGCCCGCTGGGTCCCGCCATCGGCCCGGCGCGCCGCCGCGACATTGCGTCCGGCGCGGCGGGGTCCGGCCTTGCGTTGATGCTCGGTGCCGCGATGCTGGCAGGGTTCGCGCTGCCTGCGGCGAGCGGTGCCTTCCTCATCGCACCGATGGGCGCGACGGCGGTGCTGCTCTTTGCGCTGCCCAACAGCCCTTTGGCGCAGCCGTGGTCAGCCATCGTCGGCAACACGGTGTCGGCGCTGATCGCGTTGGGTGTGCATCAGGTGACGCAGGTTCCGGCGCTGGCCATCGGGGCGGCGGCGGCGCTGGCGCTTGCGGCGATGCTGCTGACACGGTCCCTGCACCCGCCGGGCGGTGCCGTCGCGCTGACCGCCGCGCTCAACCCGGCAATGCTGGACGAGCTGGGGCTGGGTTTCGCGCTGATCCCGGTGCTGGGCGGCACCACGGCACTGGTGTGCGCAGCATGGCTGTGGCACCGGCTGAGCGGCCGCGTCTATCCCTTTCGCCAACCGCATGACAAAGGCGCGCAAGCTGATACCGACGCCCCGGCCGCCTTGCGGTTGGGGCTGGAGCCGGACGCGCTGGCCCAGATACTCGTGCAGTATCGCCAGTCTGCAAACCTGGGCGTCGAAGACCTTGCCCGCTTGATCGCCGCCGCCGAGCAGCACGCAGCAGGGCAGGCACTGGGCACCGCACGCTGCGCGCAGATCATGTCGCGCAGCTTGGTAACCGTGCCGCCGACAGCAACGGCCACGGCACTTGCGGACCTCTTCACCCGGCACGGGTTCAGCACCGTGCCAGTGGTCGATGAAACGCAGGCATTGCTGGGCGTGGTGTTTCAGCTTGACCTCATCCGGCGCTTTGTCACCCGCGCCGACCGGGCGGATCAGCTGATGACCACGGGGCTGGCAACCGTCGCACCGCAAACACCGGTCGCCGATCTAATCCCTCTGCTGGCACAAGGTGGGGCCGAGGCCGTCCCGGTCATGGACGGCCCGCGCCTTGTGGGCATCATCACCCGCACCGATCTGCTCTCTGCGCAGGCGCGGGCAATTGCCCGGCACGCACCGTGA
- a CDS encoding LysR family transcriptional regulator produces the protein MRFRNLDLNLLAALDKLIRLRSVSRAAEELSITQSAMSNALNRLRQYFDDPLLVQVGRQMELTPRAEALAGPVRDILVRIEAAVTAPPDFDPATSARQVGLMVSDFTLHTLMPPFVRRVARAAPTVQLDIKPQQSYPGQQLERGEADLLVAPAVFCSPDHPSELLFTDPFVCVVDAHSDAAGRGMLSEAEFLAADFVAMKPPQAGENQAGENYAKRALRTLGIEVRTPVTCFSFAALPDLVQGTDRIALVQARLARRWLKMGGIAILDAPVPIAPMEQCVQWHRMRSHDAALDWLRAQLIAAVDDI, from the coding sequence ATGCGCTTTCGCAACCTCGACCTGAACCTGCTCGCCGCTCTGGACAAGCTGATCCGTCTGCGCAGCGTCAGCCGCGCGGCGGAAGAGCTGTCGATCACGCAATCGGCCATGTCCAACGCGCTGAACCGCTTGCGCCAGTATTTCGATGACCCGCTTCTGGTGCAGGTCGGGCGGCAGATGGAGCTGACACCCCGGGCCGAAGCCTTGGCCGGTCCGGTGCGCGATATCCTTGTGCGGATCGAGGCGGCGGTGACCGCACCGCCGGATTTCGACCCTGCGACCTCGGCCCGGCAGGTGGGGCTGATGGTGTCGGACTTCACCCTGCACACGCTGATGCCGCCTTTCGTGCGCCGGGTTGCACGGGCCGCGCCGACTGTGCAGCTGGATATCAAGCCACAGCAAAGTTATCCGGGCCAGCAACTGGAACGCGGCGAGGCCGATCTGCTGGTCGCGCCCGCGGTGTTCTGCTCACCGGATCATCCGTCCGAGCTGCTGTTCACCGACCCCTTCGTCTGCGTCGTGGATGCCCACAGCGATGCCGCCGGGCGGGGCATGCTGAGCGAAGCGGAGTTTCTGGCGGCCGATTTCGTCGCGATGAAGCCTCCGCAAGCCGGCGAAAATCAGGCCGGCGAGAACTATGCCAAGCGCGCGTTGCGGACGCTGGGGATCGAGGTGCGCACGCCGGTTACGTGCTTCTCCTTCGCCGCCCTGCCCGATCTGGTGCAAGGCACCGACCGGATCGCGCTGGTTCAGGCGCGGCTGGCGCGACGCTGGCTGAAGATGGGCGGCATCGCCATTCTGGACGCGCCGGTGCCAATCGCGCCGATGGAGCAATGCGTGCAATGGCACCGGATGCGCAGTCATGACGCCGCTCTGGACTGGCTGCGCGCGCAACTGATCGCCGCTGTCGACGATATCTAG